The following proteins are encoded in a genomic region of Streptomyces collinus Tu 365:
- a CDS encoding FUSC family protein, with the protein MREAVRSAWSRTWDRLAAFDPGLLRLTAGLRTVVAIALSLAVLGLLRVPVPQLVAGAIAAMAATFAVREKQPAQQAVTLALGLPVAFASVTLAALLSRHVVAGDLFFVALIFCAVYSRRFGDRGTALGLIGFQVYFLSLFVQAAPPVLPALYGVLTVAFLSSATARFVLLPQTPAGILDRLRRAFRARLGQLVATQIELLDAGPDDVEKVLDDLRTDTARLHETALLIQGRLADGTSDEATARLLQRRIADAEITAERLGLLLLTARSAERTDTLTLHLPGAGLPSGLELPVREEATTVLRRDLEALRLLVLRPAGEASGTALAHLRNRLLGYRDEENLPLASPAVQDVFRGLGETARAVLGLRLALDGPQDESDDTPATARSREELDAEDAAIESGEAEGDEPGEPAARGLERPTTRAAVQVAVGSALAIAGGELLSAQRWYWAVLTCWIVFINTTSTGEILVKGYRRLLGTVLGVVAGILLAGLVGHHTWTAFALVLLFVFAMFYTAPLSYTLMSFFVTAMLGLLYTLLNTYSMSVLVLRVEETALGAACGVIAAAVVLPIRTGRRTDELLVAVLDKLADVTRTAVNQLSGGVSADLVDRARDLDQALADLRAATQPLTHPITPLRSRRDTVRYVVALLETCAYHGRSLAATAELLPTHPSIAADPRLRTACGRIVHNIETIAAHVRDPRSTGTVESGPSIASLLEPGSLRTPRYGRVTDRVLRHLQRLDEAVSGLARPLGVTPERPDS; encoded by the coding sequence GTGAGGGAAGCGGTTCGGTCGGCGTGGTCGCGGACGTGGGACCGGCTCGCCGCGTTCGATCCCGGCCTGCTCAGGCTCACGGCGGGGCTGCGCACGGTGGTCGCCATCGCGCTCTCGCTCGCCGTGCTCGGCCTGCTGCGGGTCCCGGTGCCGCAGCTCGTCGCCGGCGCCATCGCGGCGATGGCCGCGACCTTCGCCGTCCGGGAGAAGCAGCCCGCCCAGCAGGCCGTCACCCTGGCGCTCGGCCTGCCCGTGGCGTTCGCCTCCGTGACACTGGCCGCGCTGCTGAGCCGGCACGTGGTGGCGGGCGACCTGTTCTTCGTCGCCCTGATCTTCTGCGCCGTCTACAGCCGCAGGTTCGGCGACCGCGGCACGGCCCTCGGCCTGATCGGTTTCCAGGTCTACTTCCTCTCCCTGTTCGTGCAGGCGGCCCCGCCGGTGCTGCCCGCCCTGTACGGCGTGCTGACGGTGGCTTTCCTGTCCAGCGCCACCGCACGGTTCGTGCTGCTGCCGCAGACCCCGGCGGGCATCCTGGACCGGCTGCGCCGCGCCTTCCGCGCTCGCCTCGGGCAGCTGGTCGCCACCCAGATCGAGCTGCTGGACGCCGGCCCCGACGACGTCGAGAAGGTGCTGGATGACCTGCGCACCGACACCGCCCGGCTGCACGAGACGGCGCTGCTGATCCAGGGCCGGCTGGCGGACGGCACCTCCGACGAGGCGACGGCCCGGCTGCTGCAGCGCCGTATCGCGGACGCCGAGATCACCGCCGAGCGGCTGGGACTGCTGCTGCTCACCGCCCGCAGCGCCGAACGCACCGACACCCTCACCCTGCACCTGCCGGGCGCCGGGCTCCCCTCGGGCCTCGAACTGCCGGTGCGGGAGGAGGCCACGACCGTACTGCGACGCGATCTGGAAGCGCTGCGCCTGCTGGTGCTGCGCCCGGCCGGGGAAGCCTCGGGCACGGCGCTCGCGCACCTGCGCAACCGGCTGCTCGGCTACCGCGACGAGGAGAACCTTCCTCTGGCCTCCCCGGCCGTGCAGGACGTCTTCCGGGGCCTGGGCGAGACGGCGCGCGCCGTGCTCGGGCTGCGGCTGGCGCTGGACGGCCCCCAGGACGAGTCCGACGACACCCCGGCCACGGCGCGCTCCCGCGAGGAGCTGGACGCCGAGGACGCGGCCATCGAGAGCGGCGAGGCCGAGGGCGACGAGCCCGGTGAGCCGGCGGCCCGCGGGCTGGAACGGCCCACCACGCGGGCCGCCGTCCAGGTGGCCGTGGGGTCGGCGCTCGCCATCGCGGGCGGTGAGCTGCTGTCCGCCCAGCGGTGGTACTGGGCGGTGCTGACCTGTTGGATCGTGTTCATCAACACCACGTCCACCGGGGAGATCCTGGTCAAGGGCTACCGGCGGCTGCTCGGTACGGTCCTCGGCGTGGTCGCGGGCATCCTGCTGGCCGGGCTGGTCGGGCACCACACCTGGACGGCGTTCGCGCTGGTGCTGCTGTTCGTCTTCGCGATGTTCTACACGGCGCCGCTGTCGTACACGCTGATGTCGTTCTTCGTCACCGCGATGCTCGGGCTGCTGTACACGCTGCTGAACACCTACAGCATGTCGGTGCTGGTGCTGCGGGTGGAGGAGACCGCCCTGGGCGCGGCCTGCGGGGTGATCGCGGCGGCGGTGGTGCTGCCGATCCGCACCGGCCGGCGCACCGACGAGCTTTTGGTGGCCGTCCTCGACAAGCTGGCGGACGTCACCCGGACCGCCGTGAACCAGCTCAGCGGCGGTGTGTCCGCGGATCTGGTCGACCGGGCGCGGGATCTGGACCAGGCGCTGGCCGACCTGCGGGCCGCGACCCAGCCGCTGACCCACCCGATCACGCCGCTGCGCTCGCGCCGCGACACCGTCCGGTACGTGGTGGCGCTGCTGGAGACCTGCGCGTACCACGGGCGTTCGCTGGCGGCGACGGCCGAACTGCTGCCCACGCATCCGTCGATCGCGGCGGACCCCCGGCTGCGGACCGCCTGCGGGCGGATCGTGCACAACATCGAGACGATCGCCGCGCACGTGCGCGATCCCCGGTCCACCGGGACCGTGGAGTCGGGTCCGAGCATCGCGTCGCTGCTGGAGCCGGGCTCCCTGCGCACTCCGCGCTACGGCCGGGTGACCGACCGGGTGCTGCGGCACCTGCAGCGTCTGGACGAGGCGGTCTCGGGACTGGCCCGGCCGCTCGGGGTGACCCCGGAGCGGCCGGATTCGTGA
- a CDS encoding DUF1206 domain-containing protein → MGTSAPTGRPALAGRPEGTATATRWAARAGLLAWGFTYVLVGLLALRVAFGDRKQQADRSGALAELADHPYGSVLLWALGIGLVGMALWRLSEACFGAAERDGHTVRKRLLSAGRCVFYAFFAWSVLAFAAGAGGRGRSSDTQSRDVTARLMRLPAGQWLVAAAAATIVVIGVWLGVQAVRRTYHAELKTGEMSRRVRRVVDVAGVGGGVARALVFVGAGVFAFRAAVDFSPERAKGMDDTLRAFAATPAGPGLLGAVAAGLVLYGLFAFALARWRRV, encoded by the coding sequence GTGGGCACGAGTGCCCCGACGGGGCGGCCGGCCCTCGCCGGCCGGCCCGAGGGCACCGCCACCGCGACCCGCTGGGCCGCCCGGGCCGGACTGCTCGCCTGGGGCTTCACCTACGTGCTCGTCGGTCTGCTCGCGCTGCGCGTCGCCTTCGGCGACCGCAAGCAGCAGGCCGACCGCAGCGGTGCCCTGGCCGAGCTCGCGGACCACCCCTACGGGTCGGTCCTGCTGTGGGCTCTGGGCATCGGTCTCGTGGGCATGGCTCTGTGGCGGCTGTCCGAGGCCTGCTTCGGCGCGGCCGAACGGGACGGCCACACCGTGCGCAAGCGCCTGCTCTCCGCCGGGCGCTGCGTCTTCTACGCGTTCTTCGCCTGGTCGGTGCTCGCCTTCGCGGCCGGCGCCGGCGGCCGCGGCCGCTCCAGCGACACCCAGTCCCGGGACGTCACCGCGCGGCTCATGCGGCTGCCCGCCGGACAATGGCTCGTGGCGGCGGCCGCCGCCACCATCGTCGTCATCGGCGTCTGGCTCGGCGTGCAGGCGGTGCGGCGCACCTACCACGCGGAGCTGAAGACCGGTGAGATGTCCCGGCGGGTGCGCCGGGTGGTCGACGTGGCCGGCGTCGGCGGCGGGGTCGCCCGCGCTCTGGTGTTCGTCGGCGCGGGCGTCTTCGCGTTCCGCGCGGCCGTCGACTTCAGCCCCGAGCGGGCCAAGGGGATGGACGACACCCTCAGGGCGTTCGCCGCCACCCCGGCCGGACCCGGGCTGCTGGGCGCCGTCGCGGCCGGACTCGTGCTCTACGGCCTGTTCGCCTTCGCCCTCGCCCGCTGGCGCCGGGTGTGA
- a CDS encoding SigB/SigF/SigG family RNA polymerase sigma factor has product MLTDTSTSRPGTPDTASAASARRTHDDAPDTMALFARMAELEEGPERDELRDELVTAWLPMAHRIAGRFRDRGESVEDLRQVAALGLVKAVDRFDPSRGAFESYAVPTITGEVKRHFRDRMWALRVPRRVQELRNRVRVARRELTQNPGTPEPTTAAIAEHTGLTEEEVAAGMEALESFSTLSLDAELSSGEDGYSLADTLGAADGSYDVVVDREAAKEGLRRLPERERAILYMRYFEDMTQSRIADQLGISQMHVSRLISRSCARVRDEVLGQRPGGRTTR; this is encoded by the coding sequence ATGCTGACCGACACGTCGACAAGCCGTCCCGGCACGCCCGACACCGCTTCCGCCGCCTCCGCGCGGCGCACCCATGACGACGCCCCCGACACCATGGCCCTCTTCGCCCGCATGGCGGAGCTGGAGGAGGGTCCCGAACGGGACGAGCTGCGGGACGAACTGGTGACCGCGTGGCTGCCCATGGCCCACCGGATCGCGGGCCGCTTCCGTGACCGCGGCGAATCCGTCGAGGACCTGCGCCAGGTCGCCGCGCTGGGGCTGGTGAAGGCCGTCGACCGGTTCGACCCCTCCCGTGGCGCGTTCGAGAGTTACGCGGTGCCGACCATCACCGGCGAGGTCAAGCGGCACTTCCGGGACCGCATGTGGGCCCTGCGGGTGCCCCGCCGGGTGCAGGAACTGCGCAACCGGGTGAGGGTCGCCCGCCGGGAACTCACCCAGAACCCGGGCACTCCCGAACCCACCACCGCCGCCATCGCCGAGCACACCGGCCTCACCGAGGAGGAGGTGGCCGCGGGCATGGAGGCACTGGAGAGCTTCAGCACCCTCTCGCTGGACGCCGAGCTGTCCTCCGGCGAGGACGGCTACAGCCTGGCCGACACACTCGGCGCCGCGGACGGCTCCTACGACGTCGTAGTCGACCGCGAGGCGGCCAAGGAGGGCCTGCGCCGGCTGCCCGAGCGCGAGCGGGCCATCCTCTACATGCGCTACTTCGAGGACATGACCCAGAGCCGCATCGCGGACCAGCTGGGCATCTCCCAGATGCACGTCTCCCGGCTCATCAGCCGCAGCTGCGCCCGCGTGCGGGACGAGGTGCTGGGGCAGCGTCCAGGCGGCCGAACCACCCGGTGA
- a CDS encoding ATP-binding protein has protein sequence MRETYGNRAPAGLKEARRTPPCRPADARRAVRQAVAERRDARVVPCDDTALEDALLVTSELTTNAILHGGGITGFDVDVDPGTVSVTVCDRSDDVPVVHDPVDESGRSRLGGRGWPIVCRLARDVSVAGLPRGGKRITAVIPLG, from the coding sequence ATGCGTGAGACGTACGGGAACCGTGCCCCGGCCGGTCTGAAGGAGGCCCGCCGGACACCGCCGTGCCGGCCGGCCGACGCCCGCAGAGCCGTACGGCAGGCGGTCGCCGAACGCCGTGACGCACGCGTCGTCCCGTGCGACGACACCGCCCTCGAGGACGCCCTGCTGGTCACCTCGGAACTCACCACCAACGCCATCCTGCACGGCGGCGGGATCACCGGCTTCGACGTCGACGTCGACCCCGGCACCGTGAGCGTCACGGTCTGCGACCGCAGCGACGACGTCCCGGTGGTCCACGACCCCGTGGACGAAAGCGGACGCTCCCGGCTCGGCGGCCGGGGCTGGCCCATCGTGTGCCGGCTGGCCCGGGACGTCAGCGTGGCCGGCCTGCCGCGCGGCGGCAAGCGGATCACGGCCGTGATACCACTGGGCTGA
- a CDS encoding cyclic nucleotide-binding domain-containing protein has product MTKAIKLLTALPQTQRERLMELAKEVSFPEDTRIFEPGGTADRFWVIRSGAVHLDQQVTSRQRVTVATLGAGDMLGWSWLFPPYQWDFGAVAFSNVRAYEFDGPSVLALSVEDPLLGLSLVRTVAEILAHRLETTRGKLMDQYALRRRSGPL; this is encoded by the coding sequence ATGACCAAAGCGATAAAACTGCTGACCGCCCTGCCGCAGACCCAGCGCGAGCGGTTGATGGAGCTCGCCAAGGAGGTGTCCTTCCCGGAGGACACCCGGATCTTCGAGCCGGGCGGCACGGCCGACCGCTTCTGGGTGATCCGGTCGGGGGCGGTCCACCTGGACCAGCAGGTCACCTCACGGCAGCGGGTCACCGTGGCCACCCTGGGCGCCGGCGACATGCTCGGCTGGTCCTGGCTGTTCCCGCCCTACCAGTGGGACTTCGGCGCCGTGGCCTTCAGCAACGTACGGGCCTACGAGTTCGACGGGCCCTCGGTGCTCGCGCTGAGCGTGGAGGACCCGCTGCTCGGGCTGTCGCTGGTGCGCACGGTGGCCGAGATCCTCGCCCACCGGCTGGAGACGACCCGCGGCAAGCTGATGGACCAGTACGCGCTCCGCAGGCGCAGCGGCCCGCTCTAG
- a CDS encoding MFS transporter: MDTSESSSTEPATGLTAEPATPRPGWRRWAMDTRPLRIPAYRRLWSSTVVTSVGSQLTAVAVPKQIYDITHSSAWVGYASLAGLVPMVVFALWGGAVADTVDRRKLLLVTNTGIAVTSVLFWAQAATGLDSVVVLMVLLALQQAFFGLNSPARSASIARLVPAEELPAANALGSTVMQTGLVAGPLLAGVLIPVIGLPELYLIDALALCVTVWAVFRLPALPPLGEGPARRAGVREITAGFRYIAGHKVLLLSFLADIVAMVFGMPRALFPQLAAQTYAPWGEGLALGVLFAGIPVGAVLGGLFSGVFSRARRHGWMVIWAVVGWGAAIAGFGLSGNLWPAVAFLAAAGVADMISMVFRGAILLSAATDEMRGRMQGVFTVVVAGGPRLADVLHGTAGAVFGPRAAVAGGGVLVVVLMLALAAAIPALRRYRI; this comes from the coding sequence GTGGACACGAGCGAGAGCAGCAGCACCGAACCCGCGACCGGCCTCACGGCCGAGCCGGCCACGCCCCGGCCCGGCTGGCGCCGCTGGGCCATGGACACCCGGCCCCTGCGCATCCCGGCCTACCGGCGCCTGTGGTCGTCGACCGTCGTCACCTCCGTGGGCAGCCAGCTGACCGCCGTCGCCGTGCCCAAGCAGATCTACGACATCACCCACTCCTCGGCCTGGGTGGGCTACGCCAGCCTCGCCGGTCTGGTGCCCATGGTGGTGTTCGCGCTGTGGGGCGGGGCCGTCGCCGACACGGTGGACCGGCGCAAGCTGCTGCTGGTCACCAACACCGGTATCGCCGTGACCTCGGTGCTGTTCTGGGCGCAGGCCGCCACCGGCCTGGACTCCGTCGTCGTACTGATGGTGCTGCTCGCGCTCCAGCAGGCGTTCTTCGGCCTGAACTCCCCGGCCCGCAGCGCCTCCATCGCGCGGCTCGTGCCGGCCGAGGAGCTGCCCGCGGCCAACGCGCTGGGCTCGACCGTGATGCAGACCGGGCTGGTCGCGGGGCCGCTGCTGGCCGGTGTGCTGATCCCCGTCATCGGGCTGCCGGAGCTGTACCTGATCGACGCGCTGGCCCTGTGCGTCACGGTGTGGGCGGTGTTCCGGCTGCCCGCCCTGCCGCCGCTGGGCGAGGGGCCGGCCCGCCGGGCGGGCGTGCGGGAGATAACCGCCGGGTTCCGGTACATCGCCGGGCACAAGGTGCTGCTGCTGTCCTTCCTCGCCGACATCGTCGCCATGGTCTTCGGTATGCCGCGTGCCCTGTTCCCGCAGCTCGCGGCCCAGACGTACGCCCCCTGGGGCGAGGGGCTCGCGCTCGGTGTGCTCTTCGCCGGTATCCCGGTCGGCGCGGTGCTCGGCGGGCTGTTCTCCGGTGTCTTCTCCCGGGCGCGGCGGCACGGCTGGATGGTCATCTGGGCGGTCGTCGGCTGGGGCGCGGCCATCGCCGGGTTCGGGCTGAGCGGCAACCTGTGGCCGGCCGTGGCCTTCCTCGCCGCCGCCGGAGTCGCCGACATGATCTCCATGGTGTTCCGCGGCGCGATCCTGCTCTCCGCGGCGACCGACGAGATGCGCGGCCGGATGCAGGGCGTGTTCACGGTGGTCGTCGCGGGCGGCCCGCGCCTGGCCGACGTGCTGCACGGCACGGCCGGGGCGGTGTTCGGCCCCCGGGCCGCGGTGGCGGGCGGCGGTGTGCTGGTCGTGGTGCTGATGCTGGCCCTGGCCGCCGCGATCCCGGCCCTGCGCCGCTACCGGATCTGA